The proteins below come from a single Methanolobus chelungpuianus genomic window:
- the ahaH gene encoding ATP synthase archaeal subunit H produces MAKEKILSEIKDAEGNARKMVENGAKSKQDRITSARAEAREILKQAEADAHRSAQNAIKSAEETLSAEKEEIVRTGRSEAEAIAKKASSKVDKAVDMLLTEFERAVHA; encoded by the coding sequence ATGGCCAAAGAGAAAATCTTGTCTGAAATAAAAGACGCAGAAGGCAATGCACGGAAAATGGTTGAAAACGGTGCAAAGAGTAAACAGGACCGTATCACCAGTGCACGTGCAGAAGCCAGGGAGATCCTGAAGCAGGCGGAAGCCGATGCCCATCGATCTGCACAGAATGCGATCAAATCCGCTGAAGAGACACTCTCTGCAGAGAAGGAGGAGATCGTCAGGACAGGCAGAAGCGAGGCAGAAGCAATCGCAAAGAAGGCATCTTCCAAAGTTGATAAAGCAGTTGACATGTTACTGACTGAATTTGAGAGGGCAGTACATGCTTAA
- a CDS encoding radical SAM/SPASM domain-containing protein: protein MRVYDKSVIKVNANTEDGKVVLDTEGPLSAVAKPIIKRINSIFQEEKPILSEEESITFSTWVPPMPGEVFNRMISAQVASILKKRVPDQFSIGITGRCPNNCIHCGAAGIVADPELTIDEINGAVNRALDLGTYYISFDGGETMLRKDLARMVDAVDKSRAVAACFTSGFSMNEQKAAELKRAGLFAAHMSLDSPDEKEHDRVRGREGAFRDTVNGVKNVLSAGILADLFVVVSPHNIDDLDGFYQFAADMGMHEMSVYEIVAVGRWLEHEDEVIGEKDVKRLADFQKSANRKPEGPRVTAFPYFLGPDQFGCFAGRRWMHATAGGDVLPCAYTPLSFGNIREEDLGVIWERMGKHTAYRSSADYCMMRNPQFREKYIHTIPEGERLPLRVDLQKD, encoded by the coding sequence ATGAGAGTATATGATAAGTCAGTAATAAAAGTCAATGCAAACACTGAAGATGGTAAGGTCGTACTTGACACCGAAGGGCCCCTGTCTGCAGTGGCAAAACCCATAATTAAACGCATAAACAGCATATTTCAGGAAGAAAAGCCGATCCTGTCCGAGGAAGAGAGCATAACCTTCTCCACCTGGGTCCCTCCCATGCCCGGAGAGGTGTTCAACAGGATGATCAGTGCACAGGTTGCCTCCATTCTAAAGAAGAGAGTGCCGGATCAATTTTCCATCGGCATCACAGGCAGATGTCCGAACAACTGCATACACTGCGGTGCTGCAGGCATCGTTGCAGACCCTGAACTGACGATCGATGAGATCAATGGTGCGGTTAACAGGGCTCTTGATCTTGGAACTTATTATATTTCATTTGATGGCGGAGAGACAATGCTGCGCAAGGATCTGGCCAGGATGGTCGATGCCGTGGACAAGAGCCGTGCTGTAGCAGCCTGCTTCACATCCGGCTTTTCCATGAACGAGCAGAAGGCAGCCGAATTGAAAAGAGCAGGACTTTTTGCTGCACACATGAGCCTTGACAGCCCTGACGAGAAGGAACATGACCGGGTGAGAGGACGCGAAGGAGCTTTCCGGGATACTGTGAACGGCGTGAAGAACGTGCTCTCCGCAGGCATCCTTGCCGACCTCTTTGTTGTGGTATCGCCTCACAACATAGATGATCTTGATGGCTTCTACCAGTTTGCTGCCGACATGGGCATGCACGAAATGTCCGTGTATGAGATCGTGGCCGTGGGGCGCTGGCTGGAACACGAGGATGAGGTCATCGGTGAGAAAGACGTGAAGCGCCTGGCCGATTTCCAGAAGTCCGCCAACCGGAAGCCCGAAGGACCAAGGGTTACTGCTTTTCCTTATTTCCTGGGACCTGACCAGTTCGGGTGCTTTGCAGGAAGGCGCTGGATGCATGCCACTGCAGGCGGCGATGTCCTCCCCTGTGCCTATACACCCCTTTCCTTCGGGAATATCCGCGAAGAGGATCTTGGAGTCATATGGGAACGCATGGGAAAGCATACAGCATACAGGTCATCTGCGGACTATTGCATGATGCGTAATCCCCAGTTCAGGGAAAAGTATATTCACACCATACCTGAGGGTGAACGGCTTCCCCTGAGAGTGGACCTGCAAAAGGACTGA
- a CDS encoding polyprenyl synthetase family protein: MMEIENLEEYRLIKASMDGLVACMDDGSKMKKMLLHVCSSGGKSIRPIILMLCTEICGGHRDKSVNAALAIELIHSASLIHDDVLDDGIIRRGVESAHKKYGVPAAILCGDFLISKAISLISSYGTDSVLEFGRAGMYMAEGETIDISSNGTEFGRQNYYECISKKTASLFAASAAIGAYVAGADREKAMMFRSFGESVGNAYQIVDDLLEYLNRLEDKQSNFESVTLPLLYERSFGREEAVILTVREVLIHVNKAKGILDNFSDSVAKDKLLLVTNLITVDMLPESVLGTG; the protein is encoded by the coding sequence ATGATGGAAATAGAGAACCTTGAAGAATACCGGCTGATAAAGGCTTCAATGGACGGTCTGGTTGCCTGCATGGATGACGGCTCGAAAATGAAGAAGATGCTGCTGCATGTCTGTAGCTCCGGTGGCAAAAGTATCCGGCCGATCATACTGATGCTATGCACTGAGATATGCGGAGGCCACCGCGACAAAAGCGTCAATGCGGCTCTTGCCATCGAGCTCATTCACTCTGCATCCCTCATACACGATGATGTACTTGATGACGGCATTATTCGCAGGGGTGTCGAATCGGCCCATAAGAAATACGGTGTTCCTGCAGCCATACTGTGCGGCGATTTCCTTATATCGAAAGCCATATCCCTGATATCTTCCTACGGTACGGATTCAGTGCTTGAGTTCGGCAGAGCCGGCATGTATATGGCCGAGGGTGAGACCATTGATATTTCCAGTAACGGGACGGAATTTGGCAGGCAGAACTACTATGAATGCATAAGCAAGAAGACGGCTTCCCTTTTTGCTGCAAGTGCTGCCATCGGTGCCTATGTTGCGGGCGCCGACAGGGAAAAGGCAATGATGTTCAGGTCATTCGGCGAAAGCGTCGGCAACGCATACCAGATAGTGGATGACCTGCTTGAATATCTGAACAGGCTTGAGGATAAGCAGTCAAACTTTGAATCCGTCACTCTGCCACTGCTTTACGAAAGAAGCTTCGGTCGCGAAGAGGCGGTGATTCTTACGGTCAGGGAGGTTCTCATCCATGTCAATAAGGCAAAGGGGATACTGGATAACTTCAGTGATTCTGTTGCAAAGGACAAGCTCCTCCTGGTAACCAACCTGATCACAGTAGACATGCTGCCCGAAAGCGTCCTCGGGACAGGCTGA
- a CDS encoding cytochrome c maturation protein CcmE, producing the protein MDKKHKTMLAIAFIAVVGIAGLWNVDFSQGYLLVSELLEDPDKYVGHNVNTMGTVKNGTLDVSTSGISFMLEDPEDEAYEVEVVYTGVLPANLAEGAGLTVSGRMVSESRIEANKIVMGCPSKYSE; encoded by the coding sequence ATGGATAAAAAACACAAGACCATGCTTGCAATTGCCTTTATTGCCGTCGTAGGTATTGCAGGTCTGTGGAACGTGGACTTTTCGCAGGGATATCTGCTGGTCTCAGAACTGCTGGAAGACCCGGATAAGTATGTGGGTCACAACGTAAATACAATGGGTACTGTGAAGAATGGCACTCTTGATGTCTCGACATCAGGTATCTCGTTCATGCTGGAGGATCCGGAGGATGAGGCATACGAGGTAGAGGTGGTCTACACCGGCGTCCTTCCTGCAAACCTGGCAGAGGGCGCAGGCCTGACAGTCAGCGGCAGGATGGTATCCGAAAGCAGGATCGAGGCTAATAAGATAGTTATGGGATGCCCTTCAAAGTATAGTGAGTGA
- the ahbD gene encoding heme b synthase encodes MINMARPPRLIAWETTAGCNLSCRHCRGSSTSQKPAGELSTKEAMRFIDEISGMGKPILILSGGEPLVRDDIYELATYANGKGLPVALATNGTLVTPEVASSLKEVGIRRISVSLDGASPGTHDDFRCMPGAFEGAMRGIDAIREAGISFQINTTVTKRNLAEIPAILEMATEIGAEALHIFLLVPTGRGKELEDEEIPPVEYERVLNWFYDQQKTAQIQLKATCAPHYFRIMRQRAKKEGVEINVKTHGYEAMTKGCLGGTGFCFVSSIGEVYPCGYLPALAGNIKDQSFSDIWESSRVFNDLRDPSRLKGKCGDCEYNKVCAGCRARAYAATGDYLAEEPYCIYTPKRQ; translated from the coding sequence ATGATCAACATGGCCAGACCTCCAAGACTCATAGCATGGGAAACCACTGCAGGCTGCAACCTGTCCTGCAGGCACTGCCGGGGATCATCGACATCCCAGAAACCAGCGGGCGAGCTTAGTACCAAGGAAGCTATGCGCTTCATTGATGAGATATCCGGTATGGGTAAGCCCATATTGATACTCAGTGGCGGTGAGCCTCTTGTCAGGGACGACATATATGAACTTGCCACATATGCAAACGGAAAAGGTCTCCCTGTCGCACTCGCGACCAACGGGACCCTTGTTACTCCTGAGGTGGCCTCAAGCCTGAAAGAAGTGGGTATCAGGAGGATCAGTGTGAGCCTTGATGGTGCAAGCCCTGGAACGCATGATGATTTCAGATGCATGCCCGGGGCCTTTGAAGGGGCAATGCGTGGAATCGACGCCATCAGGGAGGCAGGCATCAGCTTCCAGATCAATACAACTGTCACTAAGCGCAACCTTGCGGAAATACCAGCTATCCTCGAAATGGCAACTGAGATCGGGGCCGAGGCGCTGCACATCTTCCTGCTGGTTCCCACAGGCAGGGGCAAGGAGCTCGAGGATGAGGAAATACCTCCGGTCGAGTATGAAAGAGTGCTCAACTGGTTCTATGACCAGCAGAAAACTGCGCAGATACAGCTCAAAGCGACCTGCGCTCCCCATTACTTCAGGATAATGCGCCAGCGTGCCAAAAAAGAAGGCGTCGAGATAAATGTCAAAACGCACGGATACGAAGCCATGACAAAAGGATGTCTCGGAGGCACCGGGTTCTGCTTTGTATCAAGTATCGGGGAGGTCTATCCCTGCGGATACCTGCCTGCACTTGCCGGCAACATAAAAGATCAGTCTTTCAGCGATATATGGGAGAGCTCCCGGGTCTTCAACGACCTCCGGGATCCCTCAAGGCTGAAAGGGAAGTGCGGGGACTGCGAATACAATAAGGTGTGTGCAGGATGCCGGGCACGCGCCTATGCAGCCACAGGAGATTACCTGGCTGAGGAACCCTACTGCATATACACACCCAAAAGACAGTGA
- a CDS encoding AsnC family transcriptional regulator translates to MIYLDETDKKILNTIQHEFPLDTHPFLKLGEGLEISEEEILTRLRRLQEEGAVRKIGPVINRNRVGGTSTLVAVKVPEEMIDKVADYIDEYAEVSHNYLRPDIYNVWFTLSASDEERIQEILRELSQKTGLEFVNLPTVRLFKIGVRFNIR, encoded by the coding sequence ATGATATACCTTGATGAAACGGACAAAAAGATACTCAACACCATACAACATGAGTTTCCACTTGACACTCATCCATTCCTTAAACTGGGGGAGGGGCTGGAGATCAGCGAAGAAGAGATCCTCACTCGTCTCAGGAGGCTGCAGGAGGAAGGAGCGGTCCGGAAAATAGGCCCGGTCATCAACCGTAACCGGGTGGGAGGCACCAGTACCCTTGTAGCGGTGAAGGTACCCGAGGAAATGATCGACAAGGTCGCAGATTACATCGATGAGTATGCAGAGGTATCCCATAACTACCTCCGTCCGGACATATACAATGTGTGGTTCACGCTGTCTGCATCCGATGAGGAGAGGATACAGGAGATCCTCCGGGAGCTCAGCCAGAAGACGGGTCTTGAGTTTGTCAACCTGCCTACGGTACGATTGTTCAAGATAGGCGTCAGGTTCAATATCAGATGA